The Rosa rugosa chromosome 1, drRosRugo1.1, whole genome shotgun sequence genomic sequence ATTGTTCGAGTTGATATATGCCAGAAAATGTTACTGATTTCGTATTAAATATGCAGAAGTGAAGAAAATTATTAGccgaaaaaaaagaacaaaaaagaagagaaatcgatcaggaaagaaaaaaaggaagaatGAAACTAAATGCTTCGAACAGAGGAGCTCAAGTACATTTTAGATATGACTCTGCCGAAGATGAAAATGAAGTTAAGAAAAGCTGTGGTTTGCTATTATTTATTCGGAAAAAACTTTCCATCTCCTTTTTTTCAGTCTAGGTTGAGTTGGGTCGTCGAAAATCTTTGACTTGACGGTCTTGAGAAACCCAAATGCAACTCCCCTGTGCCAGTGTTTTGGTCTTTCAATGTTTCATTAATTGGATTGTTGTTTCCTATGCTAGATAGGGGGTAATCATCTAAGAGCCATATTCTATGTTTAGCATCCATTGTCTATAAAAAGAGGCTATCTAGTGCTCTCATGCATTCTTCCGCAGTTCTGCTGCTGGGTCCTGGCTATTCTCTACCCATTTCCATTAACCAATGGTTGAAGTTGAACCAAGTAGCAAGGTAAAACTACGTTGTTAAATGTTAATGTTGCATCGTTTTTCTTTCTGTAAATAGGTGGCTGCAGTGAAATTAAAATGGGTATTGTGTTTCTGGGAATCAGACTATTGCAAAGCAGCATCTTTTCTTGATTCCTTGTATTTGGTTTGGCTGCGTAAATGTTTCGATTGGTGTTTCTGTCATGACTTAGGAAACAGAATGATGTATTTATCTATTGCCTGGTAATACCATCTTTCTCAAcattgatttttcttttattggGTTTAATTCATAGGGTGGTTCCCACTTgagcaaaagaaagaagaaagatgtTGCTGGCAACATGATGGACAGAATCAGTGGATTGCCGGATGAAATTCTTGTGAGTATACTGTCTCTGTTGCCCCTAAAGGAAGCCCAAGCTACTAGTATCCTTACTAGGAGGTGGCAGTATGTGTGGGCGTATTGTACTACTCTCAACTTTGATGATGAGAAGAATTTAGTCAGATTGCGCCTGTCGGACAGAGAAGCACTCGAATTGGAAATGTGTAGGTACGTCAATTGGGTGGATAGTGTGTTGAAACAGCATAGAGCCTTAAACATTGAGCGATTCAGGGTTTATTTTAAGCTTGATTCTAGAAGTTGTATTGATAAATGGATTCAATTTGCAATGAGGAAAGGAGTTCAAATGCTTGAGTTGGACTTTGTTTTTACTCTTTATCTACATCTTCCGAAATACAGTTTTAGTAACAAACTGTTAGGTATCAGCAAAACCTCTGCTTCGAAGTCCTTGTGTTCTGAATACATTGGTTTTAAGTGCCTCAAAGTTCTTGATTTGAAAACTGTTGATGTGGACCAAGAAGTTCTTGAGTACTTCATGTCTAACTGTTCACTTCTTGAACGACTGACCGTGTATGCTTCCTCGTCATTGGTTAATCTGAGAGTTGTTGGTCAATTGATTGCATTGAAGTACTTGGTGATAAAACGATGTAAAAATATCAAAACCATTGAGATCTGTGATTCAAACCTAGTTTCATTTGTTTATGACGGACCTGTGAGAAACTTGGTTCTTAGTAATCTACCACTTCTTGTTGAGGTTTCCCTTTTTGGATGGTTGGCACCCGATTTCTTAGAGATTGCCTTCTTACAACTGTCCTGCTGTCTTTCTCAACTGGAGATTCTCAAACTCAGCTATGCGGTTTGTATTGTTATAAATgcattgtaattttttttcctttgttgttGGATTTTGTTGGTGCCTTACTTGATGTTTGTTTTTCAGTGGAGCAAAATGGACCCTGTGATTCCTTCATTACCTAATCTGAAGTGTTTGGAATTAGTAATTGATGAAGATGAAAACTTTGCTCTTCTTCATCTCGCATCTTTCATTAAGGAATCTCCTTGCATGCATACACTTGTGTTGCGGATATGTATACTAAACAGTGTATTTTGTATGTGCACCTCttgattgttttgtttattagaTTCACAACTGATGAGGACGATGATAATGAATTACAAGTTAT encodes the following:
- the LOC133711465 gene encoding putative F-box protein At1g49610, giving the protein MVEVEPSSKVAAVKLKWVLCFWESDYCKAASFLDSLYLGGSHLSKRKKKDVAGNMMDRISGLPDEILVSILSLLPLKEAQATSILTRRWQYVWAYCTTLNFDDEKNLVRLRLSDREALELEMCRYVNWVDSVLKQHRALNIERFRVYFKLDSRSCIDKWIQFAMRKGVQMLELDFVFTLYLHLPKYSFSNKLLGISKTSASKSLCSEYIGFKCLKVLDLKTVDVDQEVLEYFMSNCSLLERLTVYASSSLVNLRVVGQLIALKYLVIKRCKNIKTIEICDSNLVSFVYDGPVRNLVLSNLPLLVEVSLFGWLAPDFLEIAFLQLSCCLSQLEILKLSYAWSKMDPVIPSLPNLKCLELLKKLQDENGPDFVVEVVSLFFQDSEKLLNNMARALEQNVVDFKQVDACVAVSINSRVAVRAISNCCAFQKTVSDVEIGFFPVVQYCAVSALEHNVKI